A window of Silurus meridionalis isolate SWU-2019-XX chromosome 4, ASM1480568v1, whole genome shotgun sequence contains these coding sequences:
- the LOC124383801 gene encoding cAMP-responsive element modulator-like, which translates to MNSIICSEQIRIGSQSAIAQDHQAASEMCSTNTSLQKDAVMENSPAPLHNSQQPCENDSQKRERRLMKNRYVAKESRRRKKEYIKFLERQVSMLKMENNELKEMINFLKGT; encoded by the exons ATGAATTCAATTATTTGTAGTGAACAAATTCGTATAGGAAGTCAGTCTGCCATCGCTCAAGATCATCAG gcAGCATCTGAGATGTGTTCTACCAACACCAGCCTGCAAAAGGATGCAGTGATGGAGAACTCACCAGCCCCTCTGCACAACTCTCAGCAACCTTGTGAGAATGATTCACAGAAGAGGGAGCGCCGCCTGATGAAGAACAG GTATGTGGCTAAAGAAAGTCGACGCAGAAAAAAAGAGTATATAAAATTCTTAGAACGTCAAGTCTCCATGCTGAAGATGGAGAACAATGAACTCAAGGAGATGATTAATTTCTTAAAGGGAACTTAA